One Mauremys mutica isolate MM-2020 ecotype Southern chromosome 19, ASM2049712v1, whole genome shotgun sequence genomic window carries:
- the NSRP1 gene encoding nuclear speckle splicing regulatory protein 1 isoform X3, which produces MLKKHSVFADDSDEETSVGESLQREALKKQVMKQTKLEIQKALAEDSTVYEYDSIYDEMQQQKKESNAKVLSGKDDKKPKYIQNILKAAEVRKQEQEKRMEKKIQKEREMEGGEFDDKEAFVTSAYKKKLQERAEEEEREKKEAALEACLDVTKQKDLSGFYRHLLNQAVGEEEVPKCSLREARIKEEKSTTNSDESIQRNKSPDERPRLRTPAKEEDNPDADSDLESDSSDEDHKNSRASSKKKENRDSSESSEEDSKHHRSRKHSSSSESSSEEGSHHTKTHINRPRRGESGTGRREKDEHHKERDYERRDRNQEKDHRREKEDRQRYGDHTSKDNYRKRNEQEDKQRGKDRKEREGYDKEGRKEKEREDKYSEREREKERIRNGKDRYSDRERGEKCREKEEHLKEKRERDDKDDKKYRDRKESSPRASEKDRDKKQSSPRSLEKDRQCDEEKETKAKDRKSNDERISCSERFPEPKGKDEEEEQKGAEQMEKKSVCVSKFAKRSSEETVVSARDRYLARQMARVSTKSYIEKEED; this is translated from the exons ACATCTGTGGGCGAGAGTCTACAAAGAGAAGCATTAAAAAAGCAAGTAATGAAGCAA acCAAACTTGAGATTCAGAAGGCCTTGGCAGAAGACTCCACAGTGTATGAATATGACAGTATTTATGATGAAATGCAGCAGCAGAAGAAAGAAAGCAATGCCAAAGTACTCTCAGGAAAAGATGACAAAAAG CCCAAATACATCCAAAATATCCTCAAAGCAGCTGAGGTAAGAAAGCAGGAGCAGGAaaaaagaatggaaaaaaaaattcagaaggaGCGTGAAATGGAAGGGGGAGAGTTTGATGACAAAGAGGCCTTTGTGACATCAGCCTATAAGAAGAAACTGCAAGaaagggctgaggaggaggaaagagaaaaaaaggaaGCAGCACTGGAGG CATGCCTGGATGTGACCAAACAGAAGGATCTCAGTGGATTTTACAGACATCTTTTAAACCAGGCAGTGGGGGAAGAAGAGGTGCCCAAATGCAGCCTCCGTGAAGCCAG GATAAAGGAAGAAAAATCTACCACTAATTCAGATGAATCCATCCAAAGAAACAAAAGTCCAGATGAGAGACCAAGACTTAGAACCCCTGCTAAGGAAGAGGATAATCCAGATGCAGACAGTGACTTAGAAAGTGATAGTAGTGATGAAGATCATAAAAATAGCAGAGCTAGTTCTAAAAAGAAGGAAAATCGAGACAGCTCTGAGAGCAGTGAGGAGGATTCCAAACATCACAGGAGCCGGAAACACTCCAGCTCATCAGAATCTTCCAGTGAGGAGGGAAGTCACCACACAAAAACCCATATAAATCGTCCTAGGAGAGGAGAGAGTGGAACAGGTAGAAGGGAAAAAGATGAGCACCACAAGGAAAGGGATTATGAGAGAAGAGATAGAAACCAGGAAAAGGATCACCGGAGGGAAAAGGAAGACCGACAGAGATATGGGGATCATACCAGTAAAGATAACTACAGAAAGAGGAATGAGCAGGAGGACAAGCAGAGGGGGAAAgatagaaaagagagagaaggataTGACAAAGAAGGtaggaaagagaaagagagggaggacAAGTATTCAGAAAGGGAACGAGAAAAAGAGCGAATAAGAAATGGCAAAGACAGATACAGTGATAGAGAAAGAGGGGAAAAATGCAGAGAAAAGGAGGAACATttgaaggaaaagagagagagagatgacaaAGATGACAAGAAATACAGGGACAGAAAGGAAAGTAGTCCTCGAGCCTCAGAAAAGGACAGGGACAAGAAGCAAAGTAGCCCTAGATCCTTAGAAAAAGACAGACAGTGTGACGAGGAAAAAGAGACAAAGGCAAAGGACAGAAAGAGTAATGATGAGAGAATCTCATGCTCTGAAAGATTTCCTGAGCCAAAAGGTAAGGATGAAGAGGAAGAGCAAAAAGGTGCAGAgcagatggaaaaaaaatctgtgtgtgtgagcAAATTTGCCAAGCGGAGCAGTGAAGAGACAGTGGTATCAGCAAGGGATCGCTACTTGGCTAGGCAAATGGCACGAGTTAGCACAAAATCCTATATAGAGAAAGAAGAGGATTAG
- the NSRP1 gene encoding nuclear speckle splicing regulatory protein 1 isoform X1 gives MQQRSAPDPKMAAPSKQYGLILPKKALQKTLMLKKHSVFADDSDEETSVGESLQREALKKQVMKQTKLEIQKALAEDSTVYEYDSIYDEMQQQKKESNAKVLSGKDDKKPKYIQNILKAAEVRKQEQEKRMEKKIQKEREMEGGEFDDKEAFVTSAYKKKLQERAEEEEREKKEAALEACLDVTKQKDLSGFYRHLLNQAVGEEEVPKCSLREARIKEEKSTTNSDESIQRNKSPDERPRLRTPAKEEDNPDADSDLESDSSDEDHKNSRASSKKKENRDSSESSEEDSKHHRSRKHSSSSESSSEEGSHHTKTHINRPRRGESGTGRREKDEHHKERDYERRDRNQEKDHRREKEDRQRYGDHTSKDNYRKRNEQEDKQRGKDRKEREGYDKEGRKEKEREDKYSEREREKERIRNGKDRYSDRERGEKCREKEEHLKEKRERDDKDDKKYRDRKESSPRASEKDRDKKQSSPRSLEKDRQCDEEKETKAKDRKSNDERISCSERFPEPKGKDEEEEQKGAEQMEKKSVCVSKFAKRSSEETVVSARDRYLARQMARVSTKSYIEKEED, from the exons ACATCTGTGGGCGAGAGTCTACAAAGAGAAGCATTAAAAAAGCAAGTAATGAAGCAA acCAAACTTGAGATTCAGAAGGCCTTGGCAGAAGACTCCACAGTGTATGAATATGACAGTATTTATGATGAAATGCAGCAGCAGAAGAAAGAAAGCAATGCCAAAGTACTCTCAGGAAAAGATGACAAAAAG CCCAAATACATCCAAAATATCCTCAAAGCAGCTGAGGTAAGAAAGCAGGAGCAGGAaaaaagaatggaaaaaaaaattcagaaggaGCGTGAAATGGAAGGGGGAGAGTTTGATGACAAAGAGGCCTTTGTGACATCAGCCTATAAGAAGAAACTGCAAGaaagggctgaggaggaggaaagagaaaaaaaggaaGCAGCACTGGAGG CATGCCTGGATGTGACCAAACAGAAGGATCTCAGTGGATTTTACAGACATCTTTTAAACCAGGCAGTGGGGGAAGAAGAGGTGCCCAAATGCAGCCTCCGTGAAGCCAG GATAAAGGAAGAAAAATCTACCACTAATTCAGATGAATCCATCCAAAGAAACAAAAGTCCAGATGAGAGACCAAGACTTAGAACCCCTGCTAAGGAAGAGGATAATCCAGATGCAGACAGTGACTTAGAAAGTGATAGTAGTGATGAAGATCATAAAAATAGCAGAGCTAGTTCTAAAAAGAAGGAAAATCGAGACAGCTCTGAGAGCAGTGAGGAGGATTCCAAACATCACAGGAGCCGGAAACACTCCAGCTCATCAGAATCTTCCAGTGAGGAGGGAAGTCACCACACAAAAACCCATATAAATCGTCCTAGGAGAGGAGAGAGTGGAACAGGTAGAAGGGAAAAAGATGAGCACCACAAGGAAAGGGATTATGAGAGAAGAGATAGAAACCAGGAAAAGGATCACCGGAGGGAAAAGGAAGACCGACAGAGATATGGGGATCATACCAGTAAAGATAACTACAGAAAGAGGAATGAGCAGGAGGACAAGCAGAGGGGGAAAgatagaaaagagagagaaggataTGACAAAGAAGGtaggaaagagaaagagagggaggacAAGTATTCAGAAAGGGAACGAGAAAAAGAGCGAATAAGAAATGGCAAAGACAGATACAGTGATAGAGAAAGAGGGGAAAAATGCAGAGAAAAGGAGGAACATttgaaggaaaagagagagagagatgacaaAGATGACAAGAAATACAGGGACAGAAAGGAAAGTAGTCCTCGAGCCTCAGAAAAGGACAGGGACAAGAAGCAAAGTAGCCCTAGATCCTTAGAAAAAGACAGACAGTGTGACGAGGAAAAAGAGACAAAGGCAAAGGACAGAAAGAGTAATGATGAGAGAATCTCATGCTCTGAAAGATTTCCTGAGCCAAAAGGTAAGGATGAAGAGGAAGAGCAAAAAGGTGCAGAgcagatggaaaaaaaatctgtgtgtgtgagcAAATTTGCCAAGCGGAGCAGTGAAGAGACAGTGGTATCAGCAAGGGATCGCTACTTGGCTAGGCAAATGGCACGAGTTAGCACAAAATCCTATATAGAGAAAGAAGAGGATTAG
- the NSRP1 gene encoding nuclear speckle splicing regulatory protein 1 isoform X2 → MNMTVFMMKCSSRRKKAMPKYSQEKMTKRSITENPKYIQNILKAAEVRKQEQEKRMEKKIQKEREMEGGEFDDKEAFVTSAYKKKLQERAEEEEREKKEAALEACLDVTKQKDLSGFYRHLLNQAVGEEEVPKCSLREARIKEEKSTTNSDESIQRNKSPDERPRLRTPAKEEDNPDADSDLESDSSDEDHKNSRASSKKKENRDSSESSEEDSKHHRSRKHSSSSESSSEEGSHHTKTHINRPRRGESGTGRREKDEHHKERDYERRDRNQEKDHRREKEDRQRYGDHTSKDNYRKRNEQEDKQRGKDRKEREGYDKEGRKEKEREDKYSEREREKERIRNGKDRYSDRERGEKCREKEEHLKEKRERDDKDDKKYRDRKESSPRASEKDRDKKQSSPRSLEKDRQCDEEKETKAKDRKSNDERISCSERFPEPKGKDEEEEQKGAEQMEKKSVCVSKFAKRSSEETVVSARDRYLARQMARVSTKSYIEKEED, encoded by the exons ATGAATATGACAGTATTTATGATGAAATGCAGCAGCAGAAGAAAGAAAGCAATGCCAAAGTACTCTCAGGAAAAGATGACAAAAAGGTCCATAACTGAAAAT CCCAAATACATCCAAAATATCCTCAAAGCAGCTGAGGTAAGAAAGCAGGAGCAGGAaaaaagaatggaaaaaaaaattcagaaggaGCGTGAAATGGAAGGGGGAGAGTTTGATGACAAAGAGGCCTTTGTGACATCAGCCTATAAGAAGAAACTGCAAGaaagggctgaggaggaggaaagagaaaaaaaggaaGCAGCACTGGAGG CATGCCTGGATGTGACCAAACAGAAGGATCTCAGTGGATTTTACAGACATCTTTTAAACCAGGCAGTGGGGGAAGAAGAGGTGCCCAAATGCAGCCTCCGTGAAGCCAG GATAAAGGAAGAAAAATCTACCACTAATTCAGATGAATCCATCCAAAGAAACAAAAGTCCAGATGAGAGACCAAGACTTAGAACCCCTGCTAAGGAAGAGGATAATCCAGATGCAGACAGTGACTTAGAAAGTGATAGTAGTGATGAAGATCATAAAAATAGCAGAGCTAGTTCTAAAAAGAAGGAAAATCGAGACAGCTCTGAGAGCAGTGAGGAGGATTCCAAACATCACAGGAGCCGGAAACACTCCAGCTCATCAGAATCTTCCAGTGAGGAGGGAAGTCACCACACAAAAACCCATATAAATCGTCCTAGGAGAGGAGAGAGTGGAACAGGTAGAAGGGAAAAAGATGAGCACCACAAGGAAAGGGATTATGAGAGAAGAGATAGAAACCAGGAAAAGGATCACCGGAGGGAAAAGGAAGACCGACAGAGATATGGGGATCATACCAGTAAAGATAACTACAGAAAGAGGAATGAGCAGGAGGACAAGCAGAGGGGGAAAgatagaaaagagagagaaggataTGACAAAGAAGGtaggaaagagaaagagagggaggacAAGTATTCAGAAAGGGAACGAGAAAAAGAGCGAATAAGAAATGGCAAAGACAGATACAGTGATAGAGAAAGAGGGGAAAAATGCAGAGAAAAGGAGGAACATttgaaggaaaagagagagagagatgacaaAGATGACAAGAAATACAGGGACAGAAAGGAAAGTAGTCCTCGAGCCTCAGAAAAGGACAGGGACAAGAAGCAAAGTAGCCCTAGATCCTTAGAAAAAGACAGACAGTGTGACGAGGAAAAAGAGACAAAGGCAAAGGACAGAAAGAGTAATGATGAGAGAATCTCATGCTCTGAAAGATTTCCTGAGCCAAAAGGTAAGGATGAAGAGGAAGAGCAAAAAGGTGCAGAgcagatggaaaaaaaatctgtgtgtgtgagcAAATTTGCCAAGCGGAGCAGTGAAGAGACAGTGGTATCAGCAAGGGATCGCTACTTGGCTAGGCAAATGGCACGAGTTAGCACAAAATCCTATATAGAGAAAGAAGAGGATTAG